One segment of Carya illinoinensis cultivar Pawnee chromosome 1, C.illinoinensisPawnee_v1, whole genome shotgun sequence DNA contains the following:
- the LOC122315757 gene encoding NAC domain-containing protein 83-like, whose translation MSKRWCASFPIGFRFDPDDELLVSFYLWRKVHEGLDLPNGPIVEADVYAHEPWFLQYHGNDPAYMAVNNDRYFFVKREPVSRNGNGKRIKRDLEGDSDGGWWKANTGDMEIKDSDGHLVGYMKSLTFFKYKNKERIRKEATKTDWIMHEYRLASDSQFQSWTLCRIRYRGHDHVQHGPRTDPSASEQAFLDTRITDINPSSDQLQASSGTGRIGTSDPSWELVSRPEAHDDEIDAILNILNMPPEKFQAFLESVLVL comes from the exons ATGTCGAAACGTTGGTGTGCATCTTTCCCCATTGGGTTCAGATTCGATCCCGACGACGAATTGTTGGTGTCTTTTTATCTATGGCGGAAAGTACACGAGGGGCTGGATCTACCGAATGGTCCCATCGTTGAAGCCGACGTCTACGCTCATGAACCATGGTTTCTTCAGTACC ATGGTAATGATCCCGCGTACATGGCCGTGAACAATGACcgatatttttttgtgaagagAGAGCCAGTATCTAGAAACGGTAATGGGAAGAGAATCAAAAGGGATCTGGAAGGGGATTCTGATGGAGGTTGGTGGAAGGCCAACACCGGAGACATGGAAATTAAAGACTCGGACGGCCACCTCGTGGGTTACATGAAGTCGCTCACCTTctttaaatacaaaaacaaagaacGAATTCGGAAAGAGGCAACCAAAACCGACTGGATTATGCACGAATACAGGCTAGCTTCCGATTCTCAA TTTCAAAGCTGGACTTTATGCCGAATAAGGTACCGTGGTCATGATCATGTGCAGCACGGTCCGAGGACTGACCCATCAGCGTCGGAACAAGCATTTTTGGATACGAGGATCACAGATATTAATCCGTCGTCGGATCAATTACAAGCATCATCGGGTACGGGCCGGATTGGTACTTCTGATCCATCATGGGAACTAGTTTCTCGGCCAGAAGCACACGATGATGAAATCGATGCCATTCTTAATATTCTTAATATGCCCCCAGAGAAATTTCAAGCATTCTTGGAGAGTGTTTTAGTACTTTGA
- the LOC122315769 gene encoding Werner Syndrome-like exonuclease isoform X1 has product MEWDQPLTDEDVQAIDAAIQSASSSSLSKKRRCRPDARNDPEESEPPKTLRQLPSSLLALQHPNPLLSPCQANTRMRYPVMKFGGRILYSQTSIEVEKAAKELLKNLELEKRESGQVVLGLDIEWRPTFKKGVAARKAAVMQICGDTSHCYVMHIFHSGIPQSLQFLLEDPTLLKVGIGIGGDAVKIFKDYCISIKAVEDLCCLAKQKLGGHSHWGLASLTKMLISKELHKPRKIRLGNWEKILSNEQLEYAATDAFASWYLYQVLKGLPNLEEVAADKGIEELEGVKS; this is encoded by the exons ATGGAGTGGGATCAACCCTTGACTGACGAAGATGTCCAAGCTATCGACGCCGCCATCCAATCcgcttcttcctcctctctcaGCAAGAAACGACGATGTAGACCCGACGCGCGAAACGACCCCGAAGAATCAGAACCCCCAAAAACTTTGCGCCAATTGCCGAGTTCCCTTCTCGCCCTCCAACACCCAAATCCACTTCTATCCCCTTGTCAGG CGAATACGAGGATGAGATACCCAGTGATGAAGTTTGGGGGTCGCATTTTGTACAGCCAGACATCCATAGAGGTAGAAAAGGCTGCAAAGGAGCTTTTGAAGAATCTCGAATTGGAGAAAAGAGAATCAGGTCAAGTCGTTCTTGGACTTGATATCGAATGGCGACCCACTTTTAAAAAAG GTGTCGCGGCTAGGAAGGCTGCGGTTATGCAGATATGTGGGGACACTAGTCATTGCTATGTGATGCATATTTTTCATTCTGGGATTCCTCAAAGTTTGCAATTTCTGCTTGAGGATCCTACACTCCTGAAG GTTGGAATCGGCATTGGTGGTGATGCTGTCAAGATTTTTAAAGATTATTGTATATCCATAAAAGCTGTGGAGGATCTTTGTTGTCTAGCAAAGCAAAAGCTTGGTGGACATTCCCATTGGGGTCTTGCATCCCTAACCAAGATGCTTATATCCAAAGAG CTTCATAAGCCCAGAAAAATTAGGCTGGGAAATTGGGAGAAAATTCTATCGAATGAGCAATTAGAGTATGCTGCCACAGATGCTTTTGCTTCTTGGTATCTCTATCAG GTATTGAAAGGCCTGCCCAATTTGGAAGAAGTTGCCGCTGACAAAGGAATTGAGGAGTTGGAAGGCGTGAAATCATAA
- the LOC122315769 gene encoding Werner Syndrome-like exonuclease isoform X3 has translation MEWDQPLTDEDVQAIDAAIQSASSSSLSKKRRCRPDARNDPEESEPPKTLRQLPSSLLALQHPNPLLSPCQANTRMRYPVMKFGGRILYSQTSIEVEKAAKELLKNLELEKRESGQVVLGLDIEWRPTFKKGVAARKAAVMQICGDTSHCYVMHIFHSGIPQSLQFLLEDPTLLKVGIGIGGDAVKIFKDYCISIKAVEDLCCLAKQKLGGHSHWGLASLTKMLISKEVFFVKKGFLGHFTVY, from the exons ATGGAGTGGGATCAACCCTTGACTGACGAAGATGTCCAAGCTATCGACGCCGCCATCCAATCcgcttcttcctcctctctcaGCAAGAAACGACGATGTAGACCCGACGCGCGAAACGACCCCGAAGAATCAGAACCCCCAAAAACTTTGCGCCAATTGCCGAGTTCCCTTCTCGCCCTCCAACACCCAAATCCACTTCTATCCCCTTGTCAGG CGAATACGAGGATGAGATACCCAGTGATGAAGTTTGGGGGTCGCATTTTGTACAGCCAGACATCCATAGAGGTAGAAAAGGCTGCAAAGGAGCTTTTGAAGAATCTCGAATTGGAGAAAAGAGAATCAGGTCAAGTCGTTCTTGGACTTGATATCGAATGGCGACCCACTTTTAAAAAAG GTGTCGCGGCTAGGAAGGCTGCGGTTATGCAGATATGTGGGGACACTAGTCATTGCTATGTGATGCATATTTTTCATTCTGGGATTCCTCAAAGTTTGCAATTTCTGCTTGAGGATCCTACACTCCTGAAG GTTGGAATCGGCATTGGTGGTGATGCTGTCAAGATTTTTAAAGATTATTGTATATCCATAAAAGCTGTGGAGGATCTTTGTTGTCTAGCAAAGCAAAAGCTTGGTGGACATTCCCATTGGGGTCTTGCATCCCTAACCAAGATGCTTATATCCAAAGAG gtattttttgttaaaaaaggtTTCCTCGGCCACTTCACTGTATATTAG
- the LOC122315769 gene encoding Werner Syndrome-like exonuclease isoform X2, whose protein sequence is MSKLSTPPSNPLLPPLSARNDDVDPTRETTPKNQNPQKLCANCRVPFSPSNTQIHFYPLVRVANTRMRYPVMKFGGRILYSQTSIEVEKAAKELLKNLELEKRESGQVVLGLDIEWRPTFKKGVAARKAAVMQICGDTSHCYVMHIFHSGIPQSLQFLLEDPTLLKVGIGIGGDAVKIFKDYCISIKAVEDLCCLAKQKLGGHSHWGLASLTKMLISKELHKPRKIRLGNWEKILSNEQLEYAATDAFASWYLYQVLKGLPNLEEVAADKGIEELEGVKS, encoded by the exons ATGTCCAAGCTATCGACGCCGCCATCCAATCcgcttcttcctcctctctcaGCAAGAAACGACGATGTAGACCCGACGCGCGAAACGACCCCGAAGAATCAGAACCCCCAAAAACTTTGCGCCAATTGCCGAGTTCCCTTCTCGCCCTCCAACACCCAAATCCACTTCTATCCCCTTGTCAGG GTAGCGAATACGAGGATGAGATACCCAGTGATGAAGTTTGGGGGTCGCATTTTGTACAGCCAGACATCCATAGAGGTAGAAAAGGCTGCAAAGGAGCTTTTGAAGAATCTCGAATTGGAGAAAAGAGAATCAGGTCAAGTCGTTCTTGGACTTGATATCGAATGGCGACCCACTTTTAAAAAAG GTGTCGCGGCTAGGAAGGCTGCGGTTATGCAGATATGTGGGGACACTAGTCATTGCTATGTGATGCATATTTTTCATTCTGGGATTCCTCAAAGTTTGCAATTTCTGCTTGAGGATCCTACACTCCTGAAG GTTGGAATCGGCATTGGTGGTGATGCTGTCAAGATTTTTAAAGATTATTGTATATCCATAAAAGCTGTGGAGGATCTTTGTTGTCTAGCAAAGCAAAAGCTTGGTGGACATTCCCATTGGGGTCTTGCATCCCTAACCAAGATGCTTATATCCAAAGAG CTTCATAAGCCCAGAAAAATTAGGCTGGGAAATTGGGAGAAAATTCTATCGAATGAGCAATTAGAGTATGCTGCCACAGATGCTTTTGCTTCTTGGTATCTCTATCAG GTATTGAAAGGCCTGCCCAATTTGGAAGAAGTTGCCGCTGACAAAGGAATTGAGGAGTTGGAAGGCGTGAAATCATAA